The sequence below is a genomic window from Verrucomicrobiota bacterium.
ATATCCAGCGTCTCCGCCTCTTTCACTCCATTTTTTCAGCTTCCCGTGCGGTATTGGTGTGAATTTCCAACACCTTGCTGATTGGTTCCTGGTAGCCTCCAGCCAAATTCCAGCACACTGGAATTTTCATCTCCCTGGCGGTCTCGAACACGATCGCATCGCGGATGCGCAATTCCTCAGTCGTCAAGAGGCCTCCCAACGGATCGTTCACATGGGGATCTGCACCAGCTTGATAAAATAGAACCGTACAGCCCTGAAAGTTGTTTCTCATCAGGTCACATAATTCTGCCAGCCAGTCCTTTGCATCTTCGACTCTGTGGATGTGCTGACCAAAGGTGTGATGGGCGATATTCTGCAACTTCAAGGCCGCGATGATATTATCCGTGCCGTTGCCGTAATGCCGATCGCAATCCAGAATTCCGATTCTGGTTGCCTTGAACCTATCGGTGAGGATGCGTGCAGCAATGACCAACCCGTTAAATGTGCAAAAACCGCCACATTGACTATGGCAGGCATGGTGAAAACCGCTGGTGGGCGAACAGGCGTTACGCCGGGTCTGGTAGGCATACTTCGCCGCCGCCGCAAATGAGCCCGTGGTCCAAGGCAAGCTCACGGCCACCTCAAGTAAGGTATTGTAG
It includes:
- a CDS encoding histone deacetylase, with amino-acid sequence MKVFYDPRQNAAKNDSFSPSASKPALVVQAWQEAGIHLDIESFEPLSVEDISLAHDEQHVRDILDGRKQNGFYNTLLEVAVSLPWTTGSFAAAAKYAYQTRRNACSPTSGFHHACHSQCGGFCTFNGLVIAARILTDRFKATRIGILDCDRHYGNGTDNIIAALKLQNIAHHTFGQHIHRVEDAKDWLAELCDLMRNNFQGCTVLFYQAGADPHVNDPLGGLLTTEELRIRDAIVFETAREMKIPVCWNLAGGYQEPISKVLEIHTNTAREAEKME